A genomic stretch from Neomonachus schauinslandi chromosome 16, ASM220157v2, whole genome shotgun sequence includes:
- the FHOD1 gene encoding FH1/FH2 domain-containing protein 1 isoform X2: MAGKEDRGDGDPVSVVTVRVQYLEDTDPFACANFPEPRRAPTCSLDGALPLGAQIPALHRLLAAPLKLEDCALQVSPSGYYLDPELSLEEQREMLEGFYEEISKGRKPTLILRTQLSVRVNAILEKLYGSSGPELRRSLFSLKQIFQEDKDLVPEFVHSEGLSCLIRVGAAADHNYQSYILRALGQLMLFVDGMLGVVAHSETLQWLYTLCASVSRLVVKTALKLLLVFVEYSEHNAPLFIRAVNFVASSTGSLPWANLVSILEEKNGADPELLVYTVTLINKTLAALPDQDSFYDVTDALEQQGMEALVQRHLGTSGTDFDLRTQLVLYENALRLEDGDIEEAAAGGRRERRKPSSEEGKRSRRSLEGGGCPLRSSEPGRTGPASPTGPASSPADPASTVISTYSAGPALSTGLAPSPMSPASGLCTSVNLFPAISVGPSADSSSERSIYKARFLENVAAAETEKQAALAQGRAETLAGAMPDEADGHPDTRELCGSPEPGPAPRTPESPAPRGLLRAQRRLEPEPKAPLAPPSPKAEPIQEFPVRVPKLCIGDLDFSDLGEDEDEDMLNVEAVEAVKGVPPPPPPLPVLSGGPLPPPPPPPPPIKGSLPPPPPPAAPLPPSAPDGLALPTKRKTVKLFWRELKLAGGHGGSGSHFGPCPTLWASLEPVAVDTARLEHLFESRAKDVLPSKKAGEGRRTMTTVLDPKRSNAINIGLTTLPPVHVIKAALLNFDEFAVTKDGIEKLLTMMPTEEERQKIEEAQLANPDVPLGPAENFLMTLASTGGLAARLQLWAFKLDYDSMEREIAEPLFDLKVGMEQLVQNATFRCILATLLAVGNFLNGSQSSGFELSYLEKVSEVKDTVRRQSLLHHLCSLVLQTRPDSSDLYSEIPALTRCAKVDFEQLTENLGQLERRSRAAEESLRSLAKHELAPALRARLTHFLAQCGRRVAMLRVVHRRVCNRFHAFLLYLGYTAPAAREVRIMQFCHTLREFALEYRTCRERVLQQQQKRATYRERNKTRGRMITETEKFSGVAGEAPSNPSVPVAVGSGPGRGDADSHASMKSLLTSKPEDTTHGRRSRGMAQSGSPVMPTAMGSSTAPPEEPPGSNLPSDTSDEIMDLLVQSVTKSSPRALAARERKRSRGNRKSLRRTLKSGLGEDLVQALGLSKGTGLEV; this comes from the exons CTGGAGGACTGTGCCCTGCAAGTGTCTCCCTCCGGATACTACCTGGACCCTGAGCTGTCTCTGGAAGAGCAGCGGGAGATGCTGGAGGGCTTCTATGAAGAGATCAG CAAAGGGCGGAAGCCTACACTCATCCTGCGTACTCAACTCTCTGTGAGGGTCAATGCCATCTTGG AAAAGTTGTATGGCTCCAGTGGCCCTGAGCTGCGCCGCTCTCTCTTCTCACTAAAGCAGATCTTCCAG GAGGACAAGGACCTGGTGCCCGAATTTGTGCACTCAGAGGGGCTGAGTTGCCTGATCCGTGTGGGTGCTGCTGCTGACCACAACTACCAGAGCTACATCCTCCGAG cactaGGCCAGCTGATGCTGTTTGTGGATGGGATGCTGGGGGTGGTGGCCCACAGTGAGACTCTGCAGTGGCTGTACACACTGTGCGCCAGTGTG TCCCGCCTGGTGGTGAAAACGGCCCTGAAGCTGCTGCTGGTGTTTGTGGAATACTCTGAGCACAACGCACCGCTGTTTATCCGCGCAGTCAACTTTGTGGCCAGCTCCACAG GCTCTCTTCCTTGGGCCAATCTGGTGTCCATCCTAGAGGAGAAGAATGGCGCTGACCCTGAGTTGTTGGTGTACACAGTCACCCTCATCAACAAG ACACTGGCAGCACTTCCGGACCAGGACTCCTTCTATGATGTGACAGATGCGCTGGAGCAGCAGGGCATGGAGGCTCTGGTCCAGCGCCACTTGGGCACCTCGGGCACTGATTTCGATCTGCGCACACAGCTTGTGCTCTATGAG AATGCCCTGCGGTTGGAGGATGGAGACATTGAGGAAGCCGCTGCAGGTGGGCGGCGGGAACGCAGAAAGCCCTCTTCGGAGGAGGGCAAGAGGAGCCGCCGGTCTCTAGAAGGCGGGGGCTGCCCTCTTCGCTCCTCCGAGCCTGG CCGCACAGGCCCCGCCTCGCCGACAGGCCCCGCCTCAAGCCCCGCGGACCCCGCCTCAACGGTAATCTCCACCTACTCCGCTGGCCCGGCCCTGTCGACCggcctggctcccagccccaTGAGCCCAGCTTCTGGCCTCTGTACCTCGGTGAACCTCTTTCCTGCCATCTCCGTGGGGCCCTCGGCCGACAGCTCCAGCGAGAGGAGCATCTACAA AGCCCGGTTCCTGGAGAATGTGGCAGCAGCAGAAACAGAGAAGCAGGCTGCACTGGCCCAGGGCCGGGCAGAGACATTGGCTGGGGCCATGCCTGATGAGGCCGATGGACACCCAG ATACCCGGGAACTATGTGGCTCCCCAGAACCAGGCCCTGCACCCAGAACCCCTGAGAGCCCTGCCCCCCGAGGTCTGCTCCGGGCCCAACGGCGCCTTGAGCCAGAGCCCAAGGCGCCACTGGCCCCACCAAGCCCCAAGGCTGAGCCCATTCAGGAGTTTCCTGTCCGTGTACCCAAGCTCTGCATTGGAGACCTGGACTTCTCAGACCTGGGGGAGGACGAAGACGAGGACATGCTGAATGTGGAGGCTGTGGAGGCTGTGAAAGGggtcccacccccaccacccccactgcctgtgctctctggaGGTCCCCTGCCTCctccgcccccacctcccccacccatcaAAGGCTCactcccaccacctccacctccagccgccccccttcctccctcagcaCCTGATGGTCTAGCCCTCCCCACCAAGAGGAAGACAGTAAAACTCTTCTGGCGGGAGCTAAAGCTGGCTGGGGGCCATGGAGGCTCTGGGAGCCATTTTGGGCCTTGCCCCACCCTATGGGCCTCACTGGAACCTGTAGCGGTGGACACAGCCCGGCTGGAACACCTGTTTGAGTCCCGTGCCAAGGACGTGCTGCCTTCCAAG AAAGCCGGTGAGGGCCGCCGGACAATGACCACAGTGCTGGACCCCAAGCGCAGCAACGCCATCAACATTGGCCTAACCACCCTGCCACCTGTGCATGTCATTAAGGCTGCCCTGCTCAACTTTGATGAGTTTGCTGTCACCAAAGATGGCATTGAG AAACTGCTGACTATGATGCCCACGGAGGAGGAGCGGCAGAAGATCGAGGAGGCCCAGCTGGCCAATCCTGACGTACCCCTGGGCCCAGCTGAGAATTTCCTGATGACCCTTGCCTCCACTGGGGGCCTGGCCGCCCGCCTACAACTCTGGGCCTTCAAGCTGGACTATGACAGCATGGAGCGG GAAATCGCAGAACCACTATTTGACCTGAAAGTGGGCATGGAACAGCTGGTACAAAATGCCACCTTCCGCTGCATCCTGGCCACTCTCCTGGCTGTGGGCAACTTCCTCAACGGTTCCCAG AGCAGCGGCTTCGAGCTGAGCTACCTGGAGAAGGTGTCAGAGGTGAAGGACACGGTGCGCCGGCAGTCACTGCTGCACCATCTCTGCTCCTTGGTGCTCCAGACCCGGCCTGATTCCTCGGACCTCTACTCCGAAATCCCTGCCCTGACGCGCTGTGCCAAG GTGGACTTTGAGCAGCTGACTGAGAACCTGGGGCAGTTGGAGCGTCGGAGCCGGGCAGCTGAGGAGAGCCTACGGAGCTTGGCCAAGCATGAGCTGGCCCCAGCCCTGCGTGCCCGCCTCACCCACTTCTTGGCCCAGTGTGGCCGCCGTGTAGCCATGCTGCGGGTGGTGCACCGCCGTGTCTGCAACAG GTTCCACGCCTTCCTGTTGTACCTGGGGTACACGGCCCCGGCGGCCCGCGAGGTGCGCATCATGCAGTTCTGCCACACGCTGCGCGAGTTTGCACTGGAGTACCGCACTTGCCGGGAACGGGtgctgcagcagcagcagaagcgTGCCACGTACCGTGAGCGCAACAAGACCCGGGGCCGCATGATCACAGAG ACAGAGAAGTTCTCAGGTGTGGCTGGGGAAGCCCCCAGCAACCCATCTGTCCCAGTGGCTGTGGGCAGTGGGCCAGGGCGGGGTGATGCCGACAGTCACGCCAGCATGAAGAGTCTGCTGACCAGCAAGCCAGAGGACACGACACATGGCCGCCGCAGCAGAG GCATGGCCCAGAGTGGCTCCCCAGTCATGCCGACAGCAATGGGATCCTCCACTGCACCCCCAGAAGAACCCCCAGGCTCCAATTTACCCAGTGACACTTCAGATGAGATCATGGACCTGCTGGTGCAATCAGTGACGAAGAGCAGTCCTCGTGCCTTAGCTGCTCGGGAACGCAAGCGTTCCCGGGGCAACCGCAAGTCTT TGAGACGGACACTGAAGAGCGGGCTCGGAGAGGACCTGGTGCAGGCACTGGGACTGAGCAAGGGGACTGGCCTGGAGGTATAA
- the FHOD1 gene encoding FH1/FH2 domain-containing protein 1 isoform X1 → MAGKEDRGDGDPVSVVTVRVQYLEDTDPFACANFPEPRRAPTCSLDGALPLGAQIPALHRLLAAPLKLEDCALQVSPSGYYLDPELSLEEQREMLEGFYEEISKGRKPTLILRTQLSVRVNAILEKLYGSSGPELRRSLFSLKQIFQEDKDLVPEFVHSEGLSCLIRVGAAADHNYQSYILRALGQLMLFVDGMLGVVAHSETLQWLYTLCASVSRLVVKTALKLLLVFVEYSEHNAPLFIRAVNFVASSTGSLPWANLVSILEEKNGADPELLVYTVTLINKTLAALPDQDSFYDVTDALEQQGMEALVQRHLGTSGTDFDLRTQLVLYENALRLEDGDIEEAAAGGRRERRKPSSEEGKRSRRSLEGGGCPLRSSEPGRTGPASPTGPASSPADPASTVISTYSAGPALSTGLAPSPMSPASGLCTSVNLFPAISVGPSADSSSERSIYKLHQTAPVWAPESPPVPQSPTEQARLEARFLENVAAAETEKQAALAQGRAETLAGAMPDEADGHPDTRELCGSPEPGPAPRTPESPAPRGLLRAQRRLEPEPKAPLAPPSPKAEPIQEFPVRVPKLCIGDLDFSDLGEDEDEDMLNVEAVEAVKGVPPPPPPLPVLSGGPLPPPPPPPPPIKGSLPPPPPPAAPLPPSAPDGLALPTKRKTVKLFWRELKLAGGHGGSGSHFGPCPTLWASLEPVAVDTARLEHLFESRAKDVLPSKKAGEGRRTMTTVLDPKRSNAINIGLTTLPPVHVIKAALLNFDEFAVTKDGIEKLLTMMPTEEERQKIEEAQLANPDVPLGPAENFLMTLASTGGLAARLQLWAFKLDYDSMEREIAEPLFDLKVGMEQLVQNATFRCILATLLAVGNFLNGSQSSGFELSYLEKVSEVKDTVRRQSLLHHLCSLVLQTRPDSSDLYSEIPALTRCAKVDFEQLTENLGQLERRSRAAEESLRSLAKHELAPALRARLTHFLAQCGRRVAMLRVVHRRVCNRFHAFLLYLGYTAPAAREVRIMQFCHTLREFALEYRTCRERVLQQQQKRATYRERNKTRGRMITETEKFSGVAGEAPSNPSVPVAVGSGPGRGDADSHASMKSLLTSKPEDTTHGRRSRGMAQSGSPVMPTAMGSSTAPPEEPPGSNLPSDTSDEIMDLLVQSVTKSSPRALAARERKRSRGNRKSLRRTLKSGLGEDLVQALGLSKGTGLEV, encoded by the exons CTGGAGGACTGTGCCCTGCAAGTGTCTCCCTCCGGATACTACCTGGACCCTGAGCTGTCTCTGGAAGAGCAGCGGGAGATGCTGGAGGGCTTCTATGAAGAGATCAG CAAAGGGCGGAAGCCTACACTCATCCTGCGTACTCAACTCTCTGTGAGGGTCAATGCCATCTTGG AAAAGTTGTATGGCTCCAGTGGCCCTGAGCTGCGCCGCTCTCTCTTCTCACTAAAGCAGATCTTCCAG GAGGACAAGGACCTGGTGCCCGAATTTGTGCACTCAGAGGGGCTGAGTTGCCTGATCCGTGTGGGTGCTGCTGCTGACCACAACTACCAGAGCTACATCCTCCGAG cactaGGCCAGCTGATGCTGTTTGTGGATGGGATGCTGGGGGTGGTGGCCCACAGTGAGACTCTGCAGTGGCTGTACACACTGTGCGCCAGTGTG TCCCGCCTGGTGGTGAAAACGGCCCTGAAGCTGCTGCTGGTGTTTGTGGAATACTCTGAGCACAACGCACCGCTGTTTATCCGCGCAGTCAACTTTGTGGCCAGCTCCACAG GCTCTCTTCCTTGGGCCAATCTGGTGTCCATCCTAGAGGAGAAGAATGGCGCTGACCCTGAGTTGTTGGTGTACACAGTCACCCTCATCAACAAG ACACTGGCAGCACTTCCGGACCAGGACTCCTTCTATGATGTGACAGATGCGCTGGAGCAGCAGGGCATGGAGGCTCTGGTCCAGCGCCACTTGGGCACCTCGGGCACTGATTTCGATCTGCGCACACAGCTTGTGCTCTATGAG AATGCCCTGCGGTTGGAGGATGGAGACATTGAGGAAGCCGCTGCAGGTGGGCGGCGGGAACGCAGAAAGCCCTCTTCGGAGGAGGGCAAGAGGAGCCGCCGGTCTCTAGAAGGCGGGGGCTGCCCTCTTCGCTCCTCCGAGCCTGG CCGCACAGGCCCCGCCTCGCCGACAGGCCCCGCCTCAAGCCCCGCGGACCCCGCCTCAACGGTAATCTCCACCTACTCCGCTGGCCCGGCCCTGTCGACCggcctggctcccagccccaTGAGCCCAGCTTCTGGCCTCTGTACCTCGGTGAACCTCTTTCCTGCCATCTCCGTGGGGCCCTCGGCCGACAGCTCCAGCGAGAGGAGCATCTACAA actTCACCAAACTGCTCCTGTTTG ggccccagagaGCCCACCTGTCCCTCAGTCCCCTACTGAGCAGGCCAGGCTGGA AGCCCGGTTCCTGGAGAATGTGGCAGCAGCAGAAACAGAGAAGCAGGCTGCACTGGCCCAGGGCCGGGCAGAGACATTGGCTGGGGCCATGCCTGATGAGGCCGATGGACACCCAG ATACCCGGGAACTATGTGGCTCCCCAGAACCAGGCCCTGCACCCAGAACCCCTGAGAGCCCTGCCCCCCGAGGTCTGCTCCGGGCCCAACGGCGCCTTGAGCCAGAGCCCAAGGCGCCACTGGCCCCACCAAGCCCCAAGGCTGAGCCCATTCAGGAGTTTCCTGTCCGTGTACCCAAGCTCTGCATTGGAGACCTGGACTTCTCAGACCTGGGGGAGGACGAAGACGAGGACATGCTGAATGTGGAGGCTGTGGAGGCTGTGAAAGGggtcccacccccaccacccccactgcctgtgctctctggaGGTCCCCTGCCTCctccgcccccacctcccccacccatcaAAGGCTCactcccaccacctccacctccagccgccccccttcctccctcagcaCCTGATGGTCTAGCCCTCCCCACCAAGAGGAAGACAGTAAAACTCTTCTGGCGGGAGCTAAAGCTGGCTGGGGGCCATGGAGGCTCTGGGAGCCATTTTGGGCCTTGCCCCACCCTATGGGCCTCACTGGAACCTGTAGCGGTGGACACAGCCCGGCTGGAACACCTGTTTGAGTCCCGTGCCAAGGACGTGCTGCCTTCCAAG AAAGCCGGTGAGGGCCGCCGGACAATGACCACAGTGCTGGACCCCAAGCGCAGCAACGCCATCAACATTGGCCTAACCACCCTGCCACCTGTGCATGTCATTAAGGCTGCCCTGCTCAACTTTGATGAGTTTGCTGTCACCAAAGATGGCATTGAG AAACTGCTGACTATGATGCCCACGGAGGAGGAGCGGCAGAAGATCGAGGAGGCCCAGCTGGCCAATCCTGACGTACCCCTGGGCCCAGCTGAGAATTTCCTGATGACCCTTGCCTCCACTGGGGGCCTGGCCGCCCGCCTACAACTCTGGGCCTTCAAGCTGGACTATGACAGCATGGAGCGG GAAATCGCAGAACCACTATTTGACCTGAAAGTGGGCATGGAACAGCTGGTACAAAATGCCACCTTCCGCTGCATCCTGGCCACTCTCCTGGCTGTGGGCAACTTCCTCAACGGTTCCCAG AGCAGCGGCTTCGAGCTGAGCTACCTGGAGAAGGTGTCAGAGGTGAAGGACACGGTGCGCCGGCAGTCACTGCTGCACCATCTCTGCTCCTTGGTGCTCCAGACCCGGCCTGATTCCTCGGACCTCTACTCCGAAATCCCTGCCCTGACGCGCTGTGCCAAG GTGGACTTTGAGCAGCTGACTGAGAACCTGGGGCAGTTGGAGCGTCGGAGCCGGGCAGCTGAGGAGAGCCTACGGAGCTTGGCCAAGCATGAGCTGGCCCCAGCCCTGCGTGCCCGCCTCACCCACTTCTTGGCCCAGTGTGGCCGCCGTGTAGCCATGCTGCGGGTGGTGCACCGCCGTGTCTGCAACAG GTTCCACGCCTTCCTGTTGTACCTGGGGTACACGGCCCCGGCGGCCCGCGAGGTGCGCATCATGCAGTTCTGCCACACGCTGCGCGAGTTTGCACTGGAGTACCGCACTTGCCGGGAACGGGtgctgcagcagcagcagaagcgTGCCACGTACCGTGAGCGCAACAAGACCCGGGGCCGCATGATCACAGAG ACAGAGAAGTTCTCAGGTGTGGCTGGGGAAGCCCCCAGCAACCCATCTGTCCCAGTGGCTGTGGGCAGTGGGCCAGGGCGGGGTGATGCCGACAGTCACGCCAGCATGAAGAGTCTGCTGACCAGCAAGCCAGAGGACACGACACATGGCCGCCGCAGCAGAG GCATGGCCCAGAGTGGCTCCCCAGTCATGCCGACAGCAATGGGATCCTCCACTGCACCCCCAGAAGAACCCCCAGGCTCCAATTTACCCAGTGACACTTCAGATGAGATCATGGACCTGCTGGTGCAATCAGTGACGAAGAGCAGTCCTCGTGCCTTAGCTGCTCGGGAACGCAAGCGTTCCCGGGGCAACCGCAAGTCTT TGAGACGGACACTGAAGAGCGGGCTCGGAGAGGACCTGGTGCAGGCACTGGGACTGAGCAAGGGGACTGGCCTGGAGGTATAA